The following proteins are encoded in a genomic region of Corylus avellana chromosome ca4, CavTom2PMs-1.0:
- the LOC132178464 gene encoding GDSL esterase/lipase At5g14450-like has protein sequence MDCINLGRRWRGPWALPKPVEAVAVVVFLAVGFSAFVAIGRRGRTLGQITFGDSTHCDFPAIFNFGDSNSDTGGKSAAFHRLLSPNGNTFFGKPSGRYCDGQVLVDFIAEKLGLPYLDAYLDSIGTNFRHGANFATGGSTIQPVDAKIYGMGFSPISLDIQLLQFEQFKARTIELYKEGGSSYIKSSLPRPEDFSKSLYTLDIGQNDLHCGFWSMSTEKQVLASIPYIIDRFSEAVEKLFQLGGRAFWIHNTGPIGCLPHTVTYYAPKPEIRDKNGCAKSPNEVAKEFNRQLKERVSQLRAQLPDAILIYVDVFSAKYSLISQAKKLGFANPLDFCCGGYGNDHVACGKKAIVNGTEVSGASCSNPSVYISWDSIHYSHAANKWVANQILNGNLSDPPVPITKACRKQFPL, from the exons ATGGACTGCATCAACCTCGGCAGGAGATGGAGGGGTCCTTGGGCACTACCAAAGCCTGTGGAAGCAGTGGCGGTTGTAGTTTTTCTAGCCGTTGGGTTCTCGGCTTTCGTGGCAATTGGACGACGTGGGAGAACTCTTGGTCAAATCACATTTGGTGATTCAACTCATTGTGATTTCCCCGCGATATTCAACTTTGGCGATTCGAACTCCGACACGGGCGGCAAATCCGCGGCGTTTCATCGGCTTCTCTCTCCCAACGGAAACACCTTCTTTGGTAAACCGTCGGGGAGGTACTGCGACGGACAAGTCCTCGTTGACTTTATAG CTGAGAAGTTGGGATTGCCATATTTGGATGCATATCTGGATTCTATTGGGACAAATTTTCGGCATGGAGCAAATTTTGCTACAGGAGGGTCTACGATTCAGCCAGTAGATGCCAAAATATATGGTATGGGTTTTAGCCCCATATCTCTTGATATACAGCTTTTGCAGTTTGAACAATTCAAAGCGCGAACCATTGAGCTATACAAGGAAG GTGGAAGCTCGTACATCAAAAGCAGTCTCCCAAGACCAGAGGACTTTTCCAAGTCTTTGTACACATTGGATATTGGACAGAATGATCTTCATTGTGGGTTTTGGTCGATGTCGACAGAGAAGCAAGTACTGGCATCAATACCATATATCATTGATCGATTTTCTGAGGCAGTAGAG AAACTATTCCAACTAGGAGGAAGAGCATTTTGGATACATAATACAGGTCCTATTGGCTGCTTGCCCCATACTGTTACATATTATGCTCCAAAGCCAGAAATTAGGGACAAAAATGGTTGCGCGAAGTCCCCTAATGAGGTCGCCAAAGAATTTAACAGGCAGCTCAAGGAGAGGGTGTCCCAACTTAGAGCGCAACTCCCAGATGCAATTCTTATTTATGTTGACGTTTTCTCAGctaaatattctttaatttctcAAGCAAAGAAGCTTG GTTTTGCTAATCCACTTGATTTCTGTTGCGGGGGTTATGGGAATGACCATGTGGCGTGTGGGAAGAAGGCAATAGTGAATGGGACAGAAGTCTCTGGGGCTTCATGCAGCAATCCTTCAGTCTACATTAGTTGGGATAGCATACATTATTCTCATGCTGCAAACAAATGGGTAGCCAACCAAATTCTTAATGGCAACCTCTCAGATCCTCCAGTCCCCATTACCAAAGCTTGTCGAAAGCAATTTCCTTTGTGA
- the LOC132179494 gene encoding alpha-galactosidase 1-like gives MKVFVFISIPFLILLLNPRVSSEALSDGEPEHASFPPRGWNSYDSFCWTISEKEFLQSAEIVSNRLRPHGYEYVVVDYLWYRRKVKGAYTDSLGFDVIDEWGRMIPDPDRWPSSKGGKGFTEVAKKVHSMGLKFGIHVMRGISTQAVNANTPILDTISGGAYEESGRKWSAKDIGIKERACAWMQHGFMSVDTKLGAGRAFLRSLYEQYAEWGVDFVKHDCVFGDDLDINEISFVSEVLKQLDHPILYSLSPGTSVTPAMAKDVSGLVNMYRITGDDWDSWGDVIAHFDVTRDFSTASMIGAMGLLGKSWPDLDMLPLGWLTDPGSNEGPHRRSNLNPDEQRTQMTLWSMAKSPLMFGGDVRKLDETTYNLITNPTLLEINSFSSNNMEFPYITSMRDSKGRDDILAWLSTRSLTSVEISDTHVLGLTGCMNSKAIGWSIQASDQDPEKICWKEKLGSKHQAPLCLYKRGSLLPLDERMTYKQQYEGKLHLTATDRMDSCLSASSNQKLTSKEFKRGALLPCRWDTNQMWELNFNGTLVNSYSGLCATVNDVEAQVSSGGTRSWIATGRRGEIYIAFFNLSPAKTVISAKISDLVKVLPSKNLKGNSCKCKEVWSGKEIAVTDQTISMAVEIHGSALFVLNCD, from the exons ATGAAGGTCTTCGTCTTCATCTCTATCCCTTTCCTCATCCTTCTTCTAAATCCAAG AGTATCCTCCGAAGCTCTATCCGATGGCGAGCCAGAACATGCTAGCTTCCCACCTAGAGGTTGGAACTCCTACGATTCCTTTTGCTGGACCATTTCTGAAAAAGAATTCTTGCAAAGTGCTGAAATCGTATCTAACCGTTTACGCCCTCATGGGTATGAG TATGTTGTGGTGGATTATCTTTGGTATAGGAGAAAGGTCAAAGGTGCTTACACGGATTCTCTTGGATTTGATGTAATTGACGAATGGGGGAGGATGATTCCTGACCCGGATAGGTGGCCTTCGTCCAAAGGCGGGAAAGGGTTCACTGAAGTAGCTAAGAAAGTTCATAGCATGGGTTTGAAGTTTGGGATTCATGTTATGAGAGGAATAAGTACACAGGCAGTGAACGCAAACACCCCTATCTTGGACACAATCTCG GGAGGTGCTTATGAAGAGTCTGGCCGAAAGTGGAGCGCAAAAGATATCGGGATTAAGGAAAGGGCATGTGCATGGATGCAACATGGTTTCATGAGTGTTGATACCAAGTTGGGAGCAGGAAGAGCCTTCTTGAGGTCACTTTATGAACAGTATGCTGAGTGGGGAGTTGATTTTG TGAAACATGACTGTGTGTTTGGTGATGACTTGGATATAAATGAAATAAGCTTTGTGTCAGAA GTTCTGAAGCAACTTGACCATCCCATATTGTATTCTCTGTCTCCTGGAACCAGCGTGACGCCAGCAATGGCCAAGGATGTGAGTGGACTAGTCAACATGTACCGGATAACTGGGGATGATTGGGATTCCTGGGGAGATGTCATTGCCCATTTCGATGTTACAAG GGACTTTTCTACCGCTAGTATGATAGGAGCTATGGGCTTGCTGGGGAAGTCATGGCCTGACTTGGATATGCTACCACTAGGATGGCTTACTGATCCAG GTTCGAATGAAGGTCCTCACAGAAGATCTAACCTTAACCCAGACGAGCAAAGAACACAG ATGACTCTATGGTCTATGGCCAAGTCTCCTCTCATGTTTGGAGGAGATGTCAGAAAGCTTGACGAGACCACATACAATCTCATAACAAATCCTACCCTGTTGGAGATAAACTCTTTTAGCTCAAACAACATGGAG TTTCCTTATATTACTAGTATGAGGGATTCTAAGGGTAGAGACGACATTCTTGCCTGGCTATCAACAAGATCTCTAACAAGTGTAGAAATATCTGATACACACGTTTTGGGCCTCACAGGCTGCATGAATTCAAAAGCAATTGGTTGGTCTATTCAAGCTTCGGACCAAGATCCTGAAAAAATTTGCTGGAAAGAAAAATTAGGAAGCAAACACCAAGCACCACTTTGCCTATACAAGAGGGGGTCTCTTTTGCCATT AGATGAAAGGATGACTTACAAGCAGCAATATGAAGGGAAACTCCATTTAACAGCAACTGACAGAATGGACTCTTGTTTGAGTGCTTCTTCAAATCAGAAGCTTACTTCAAAAGAGTTCAAGAGAGGTGCTCTTTTACCTTGCAGATGGGATACGAACCAG ATGTGGGAGTTGAACTTCAATGGAACCCTGGTAAATAGCTATTCCGGTCTATGTGCAACAGTGAATGATGTTGAAG CCCAAGTCAGTTCTGGTGGAACTCGTTCTTGGATTGCAACTGGAAGAAGAG GTGAAATATATATCGCTTTTTTCAATCTGAGCCCGGCGAAGACAGTGATATCTGCAAAGATATCGGACCTGGTTAAGGTACTTCCTAGCAAAAACTTGAAAGGAAATTCCTGCAAGTGCAAGGAAGTATGGAGTGGAAAAGAGATAGCAGTTACAGACCAGACTATATCAATGGCAGTAGAAATCCATGGCTCTGCACTATTTGTACTGAACTGTGATTAG
- the LOC132177143 gene encoding eukaryotic translation initiation factor 4B2-like: MSTNPWGGGIGAWAAEAERAEAEELEAAAAEAAAKAESSSQSFPSLKESVSAKPKKKKMTLSEFTMGTYSADRTLTRDEMLRLPTGPKERSAEEMQSGRLGGGFPSYGRSGSSAGRGRDREDGDGSWGGGARRSYGGFDEERRGQQPSARVSDFDQPSRADEVDNWALTKKPLPSLDSGRQNRYGSLGGGSRADEVDNWTAGKKPLPSTRSSTFGSGFRESGQEPDRWSRGGGGGFRDSERERPRLVLDPPTGDSGVNEPAVKTNKPNPFGAARPREDILAEKGLDYKKLELEYDAKKASVGTPTSAHSSRPSSAQSSRSEGQGLQQGIENVVKPRPKVNPFGDAKPREILLEERGQDWRKIDLELEHRRVDRPETEEEKKLKEEIDRLKELERKSTINTNSGSPQESGGEQSSLSDVIVLKERELEALIRDLDDKIRFGQKAVERPGSRPGSGAGRVSGFPDRPPSQSGSIEESRSMEFMDRPRSHGAGDVWSRPADDRRSFGAGRDRGFLGNRDLDRPRSRERW; the protein is encoded by the exons ATGTCGACAAACCCATGGGGTGGTGGTATCGGAGCGTGGGCCGCCGAGGCCGAGCGCGCCGAGGCCGAGGAGCTCGAGGCGGCTGCTGCTGAGGCCGCCGCTAAAGCCGAGTCGTCGTCGCAGAGTTTCCCGAGTCTCAAGGAATCCGTGAGCGCCAAgcccaagaagaagaagatgacgCTCTCGGAGTTCACCATGGGCACCTACTCCGCCGACAGGACCTTGACCCGTGACGAGATGCTCCGCCTCCCGACAGGCCCCAAGGAGCGCTCCGCCGAAGAAATGCAGTCCGGCCGCCTAGGAGGCGGGTTCCCGTCCTACGGGCGTTCCGGGTCGTCTGCGGGTCGGGGCAGGGACCGCGAAGACGGAGACGGGTCCTGGGGCGGTGGGGCCCGGAGGTCCTACGGTGGGTTCGATGAGGAGCGTAGGGGTCAACAGCCTTCGGCTAGGGTTTCGGATTTCGATCAGCCTTCGCGGGCGGACGAGGTTGATAACTGGGCATTGACGAAGAAACCTCTTCCATCGCTCGATTCGGGTCGGCAGAACCGGTACGGGTCGCTCGGAGGCGGGTCTAGGGCTGACGAGGTTGACAATTGGACGGCTGGGAAAAAGCCTCTTCCCTCTACTAGATCTTCCACATTCGGTTCGGGTTTTCGCGAATCGGGTCAGGAGCCCGATCGCTGGagtagaggaggaggaggagggttTCGTGATAGCGAGCGGGAACGGCCCAGATTGGTGTTGGATCCTCCGACAGGCGATTCGGGCGTGAACGAACCAGCGGTGAAGACGAATAAGCCCAATCCGTTTGGGGCGGCGCGGCCAAGGGAGGACATTCTGGCCGAGAAGGGTTTGGATTATAAGAAGTTGGAATTGGAGTATGATGCCAAGAAAGCTAGTGTGGGGACGCCGACGAGCGCACACTCGAGTAGGCCGTCCAGCGCGCAGTCGAGCCGGTCCGAGGGTCAGGGCCTGCAGCAGGGGATTGAGAATGTAGTGAAGCCGAGGCCGAAGGTGAACCCTTTTGGGGATGCAAAGCCGAGGGAGATTTTACTTGAGGAGCGAGGCCAGGATTGGCGAAAGATTGATCTTGAATTGGAGCATCGCCGCGTAGACAG GCCTGAAacagaggaggaaaagaaattgaaagaagAAATAGATCGTTTAAAGGAACTTGAGAGAAAATCTACCATAAATACAAACAGTGGATCTCCACAGGAGTCTGGTGGAGAGCAATCAAGTTTATCTGATGTGATAGTTCTCAAAGAAAGGGAATTGGAAGCACTGATTCGTGATTTGGATGACAAAATTCGCTTTGGGCAGAAAGCTGTTGAAAGGCCTGGTTCCAGGCCTGGTTCTGGAGCAGGCAGGGTATCTGGCTTTCCTGACAGGCCACCTTCTCAGTCTGGGTCAATTGAGGAATCTAGAAGTATGGAGTTCATGGATAGGCCTCGATCGCATGGTGCAGGGGATGTGTGGTCAAGGCCTGCTGATGACAGAAGATCATTTGGAGCTGGCAGGGACAGAGGCTTTCTAGGCAACAGAGACTTGGACAG GCCAAGGTCGAGGGAGAGATGGTGA
- the LOC132177144 gene encoding GDSL esterase/lipase At5g14450-like: MDQWVRSINLGRRWRGPWALPKPVEAVAVVVFLAVGFSAFVAIGRRGRTLGQITFGDSTHCDFPAIFNFGDSNSDTGGQSAAFHRLLSPNGDTFFGKPSGRYCDGLILVDFIAEKLGLPYLNAYLDSIGTNFRHGANFATSGSTIQPVDAKIYGMGFSPISLDIQLLQFEQFKARTIELYKEGGSSYIKSSLPRPEEFSKALYTLDIGQNDLHGGLWSMTEKEILASIPYIINRFSQAVEKLYQLGGRAFWIHNTGPIGCLPYAVTYYAPKPENRDQSGCVKSHNEVAEEFNGQLQERVSQLRAQLPDAILTYVDVFSAKYSLISQAKKLGFANPLGSCCGGFGKDDVECGKKAMVNGTEVFGASCSNPSVYISWDSIHYSHAANKWVANQVLTGNFSDSPVPITKSCRKPDPL; this comes from the exons ATGGACCAGTGGGTAAGATCCATCAACCTCGGCAGGAGATGGAGGGGTCCTTGGGCACTACCAAAGCCTGTGGAAGCAGTGGCGGTTGTAGTTTTTCTAGCCGTTGGGTTCTCGGCTTTCGTGGCAATTGGACGCCGTGGAAGAACTCTTGGTCAAATCACATTTGGTGATTCAACTCATTGTGATTTCCCCGCGATATTCAACTTCGGTGATTCGAACTCCGACACGGGCGGCCAATCAGCGGCGTTTCATCGGCTTCTCTCTCCCAACGGGGACACCTTCTTTGGTAAACCATCGGGGAGGTACTGCGACGGACTAATCCTCGTTGATTTTATAG CTGAGAAGTTGGGATTGCCATACTTGAATGCATATCTGGATTCTATAGGGACAAATTTTCGACATGGAGCAAATTTTGCTACATCAGGGTCTACGATTCAGCCAGTAGATGCCAAAATATATGGTATGGGTTTTAGCCCCATATCTCTTGATATACAGCTTTTGCAGTTTGAACAATTCAAAGCGCGAACCATTGAGCTATACAAGGAAG GTGGAAGCTCGTACATCAAAAGCAGTCTCCCACGACCAGAGGAGTTTTCCAAGGCTTTGTACACATTGGATATTGGACAGAATGATCTTCACGGTGGGTTGTGGTCGATGACAGAGAAGGAAATACTGGCATCAATACCATATATCATCAATCGATTTTCCCAGGCAGTGGAG AAACTATACCAACTAGGAGGAAGAGCATTTTGGATACATAATACAGGTCCTATTGGCTGCTTGCCCTATGCTGTTACATATTATGCTCCAAAGCCGGAAAATAGGGACCAAAGTGGTTGCGTGAAGTCCCACAATGAGGTCGCCGAAGAATTTAACGGGCAGCTCCAGGAGAGGGTGTCCCAACTTAGAGCACAACTTCCAGATGCAATTCTTACTTATGTTGACGTTTTCTCAGctaaatattctttaatttctcAAGCAAAGAAGCTTG GTTTTGCTAATCCACTTGGATCCTGTTGCGGGGGTTTTGGGAAAGACGATGTGGAGTGTGGGAAGAAGGCAATGGTGAATGGGACAGAAGTCTTTGGAGCTTCATGCAGCAATCCTTCGGTCTACATTAGTTGGGATAGCATACATTATTCTCATGCTGCAAACAAATGGGTAGCCAACCAAGTTCTTACCGGCAACTTCTCAGACTCTCCAGTCCCCATTACCAAATCTTGTCGAAAGCCTGATCCTTTGTGA
- the LOC132179095 gene encoding sufE-like protein 2, chloroplastic, producing the protein MISAFLNTALPLSFSSSSRSVKLTNHNDPGPKRTKLKFIINQERKFAFMPLKCIWNSDLEWNARNHSFCVSCLTATEVPLGSSEVVADRLGRVVSEFRSLTEPIDRVKRLLHYAALLPPVDESVRSQENRVAGCATQVWVEAELDELGRVRFGADSDSEISKGFCSCLIHLLDGAEPEEVAKVKPEDLADLNVGLHGKAHSRVITWHNVLIAMQKRTAALVAGSERERSPPLEQSFPSSLVATAEAQIPQSRWQKLDANLSRS; encoded by the exons ATGATATCTGCTTTCTTAAACACAGcgcttcctctttctttttcttcttcttcgcgCTCTGTGAAACTAACGAATCACAATGATCCAGGCCCTAAGCGGACGaaattgaaatttattattaatcaGGAAAGAAAATTTGCATTTATGCCTTTGAAATGCATTTGGAACTCGGATTTAGAATGGAATGCTCGAAACCATAGCTTCTGCGTATCATGCTTGACCGCGACGGAGGTTCCGTTAGGTTCCTCTGAGGTGGTCGCCGATAGGCTCGGCCGCGTGGTGTCGGAGTTCAGGTCACTGACGGAGCCAATCGACCGCGTGAAGCGGCTGTTGCACTACGCGGCGCTGCTTCCGCCGGTGGACGAGTCGGTTCGGTCGCAGGAGAACCGCGTGGCCGGGTGCGCCACGCAGGTGTGGGTGGAGGCGGAGCTGGACGAGCTCGGGCGCGTGAGGTTCGGGGCCGATAGCGACTCGGAGATATCGAAGGGGTTCTGCTCGTGCCTGATTCACCTGCTGGACGGCGCGGAGCCCGAGGAGGTGGCGAAGGTGAAGCCCGAGGACCTGGCGGACCTCAACGTGGGCCTGCACGGGAAGGCCCATTCGAGGGTGATCACGTGGCACAATGTGCTGATTGCTATGCAGAAGAGGACCGCCGCTTTGGTCGCTGGCTCCGAGCGAGAGCGAAGCCCACCCTTGGAGCAGTCCTTTCCTTCATCTTTGGTTGCCACCGCCGAAGCTCAG ATACCACAGTCAAGATGGCAGAAACTGGATGCCAATTTATCACGATCCTAG
- the LOC132179299 gene encoding GDSL esterase/lipase At3g26430-like, which translates to MDPQTMHTIFSLVISMALLLPSPTTSITKCEFPAIFNFGDSNSDTGGLSAAFGQAPPPNGETYFHSPAGRYSDGRLVIDFIAESLGLPYLSAYLDSVGSNFGHGANFATAGSTIRPQNTTMSQSGYSPISLDVQFVQFSDFHRRSQIFNKKGDVFEKLLPKEDDFSAALYTFDIGQNDLTSGFKLNMTTEQVKAYVVPDALSQLSNIIRYIYGQGARSFWIHNTGPLGCLPYVLDRYLIAPAQVDKYGCNSPFNEVAQYFNGRLIEAVVQLRKDLPEAVITYVDVYSVKYTLITQAKKYGFQHPLVACCGHGGKYNFNRYMKCGAKKGINGKEILIANSCKDPSVRINWDGVHYTEAANKWIFEQISNGSFSDPPISLQIACQRI; encoded by the exons atggatCCTCAGACCATGCATACGATCTTTAGCCTAGTAATTTCAATGGCATTACTACTACCAAGCCCTACCACATCCATAACCAAATGCGAGTTTCCGGCCATCTTCAACTTTGGTGACTCAAATTCAGACACCGGAGGTTTGTCGGCAGCATTTGGACAAGCCCCTCCACCCAATGGGGAAACATATTTCCACTCTCCAGCAGGACGGTATTCTGATGGGCGTCTTGTAATTGATTTCATAG CTGAAAGCTTGGGACTGCCTTATCTTAGTGCTTATCTGGACTCGGTGGGTTCAAACTTTGGCCATGGAGCCAATTTTGCAACTGCTGGATCAACAATCAGACCTCAGAACACAACCATGTCTCAGAGTGGATATAGTCCGATTTCATTAGACGTCCAGTTTGTTCAATTCTCAGATTTTCACAGAAGATCccaaatatttaacaaaaaag GAGATGTCTTTGAGAAATTGTTGCCCAAGGAGGATGATTTCTCTGCAGCTCTGTACACCTTTGACATTGGCCAAAACGATCTCACTTCTGGTTTCAAACTCAACATGACCACGGAACAAGTTAAGGCATATGTTGTTCCTGATGCATTGAGCCAGCTCTCAAATATCATTAGG TACATATATGGTCAAGGGGCAAGATCATTTTGGATACACAACACAGGCCCATTAGGCTGCCTGCCATACGTGTTGGACCGCTACCTCATCGCACCGGCCCAAGTAGATAAATATGGGTGCAACAGCCCGTTCAATGAGGTGGCCCAGTATTTTAACGGCAGATTAATAGAAGCCGTAGTCCAACTCAGGAAAGACCTTCCCGAGGCCGTAATCACCTATGTTGATGTCTACTCAGTGAAGTACACCCTCATTACCCAGGCCAAAAAATATG GATTCCAGCATCCTCTTGTAGCATGCTGTGGGCATGGTGGGAAATATAATTTTAACCGGTACATGAAATGTGGGGCAAAGAAGGGTATCAACGGCAAAGAGATTTTGATTGCAAATTCGTGCAAAGATCCATCCGTTCGAATTAATTGGGACGGGGTCCATTACACCGAGGCCGCCAACAAGTGGATATTCGAACAAATATCTAATGGATCATTTTCTGATCCACCAATTTCATTGCAAATAGCTTGTCAAAGgatttaa